The following coding sequences lie in one Mycobacterium sp. Z3061 genomic window:
- a CDS encoding SDR family NAD(P)-dependent oxidoreductase has translation MLGPLDRLLGRKTPSHGALAVVTGAGSGIGAAFAVELGRRGGKVVCSDIDEMAAQRTADELIAQGAEATAVGCDVSKIEDVHALADKAQEWFGAPPTLVINNAGVGAGGEPIGDVPLDDWVRTLGVNLWGPIHGCHVFTPILRESVGSGQPKAIINVASAAAFGAAPGMGAYNVSKAGVLSLSETLAAELSGTGIKVTVLCPTFVKTNIVESGLQAGRISEESSALATRLMRWTGFSAEKVARICLDANDRGELYCMPQLEAKLGWNVKRLAPGAYTRAVGLVSRVGH, from the coding sequence ATGCTGGGGCCATTGGACAGGCTGCTAGGCCGCAAGACCCCGAGTCACGGGGCCCTGGCGGTCGTCACGGGGGCAGGTAGCGGCATCGGCGCCGCCTTCGCCGTCGAACTCGGCCGCCGGGGCGGCAAAGTGGTCTGCAGCGACATTGACGAGATGGCCGCCCAGCGGACCGCCGACGAACTCATCGCGCAAGGTGCCGAAGCCACGGCGGTGGGCTGCGACGTGTCCAAGATTGAGGACGTGCACGCCCTGGCCGATAAGGCGCAGGAATGGTTCGGCGCGCCGCCGACACTGGTGATCAACAACGCCGGCGTGGGCGCCGGCGGCGAGCCGATCGGCGATGTCCCACTGGATGATTGGGTGCGTACCCTCGGAGTGAACCTGTGGGGACCGATTCACGGTTGTCACGTCTTCACGCCCATACTGCGGGAGTCGGTCGGGTCCGGCCAGCCCAAGGCGATCATCAATGTCGCCTCGGCGGCGGCGTTCGGGGCCGCACCCGGCATGGGCGCCTACAACGTCAGTAAGGCCGGGGTGCTCTCGCTGTCGGAGACATTGGCGGCCGAATTGTCCGGCACCGGAATCAAAGTCACCGTGCTGTGCCCGACCTTCGTCAAGACCAACATCGTCGAGTCAGGCCTGCAGGCCGGACGCATCAGCGAGGAGTCCAGCGCGCTGGCCACCAGACTGATGCGCTGGACCGGATTCTCCGCCGAGAAGGTCGCGCGGATCTGCCTGGACGCCAACGATCGCGGCGAGCTGTACTGCATGCCCCAGCTGGAGGCCAAGCTCGGCTGGAATGTCAAACGCCTTGCACCGGGCGCATATACGCGCGCGGTCGGTCTGGTGTCGCGCGTAGGGCACTGA